A single Panthera uncia isolate 11264 chromosome E2 unlocalized genomic scaffold, Puncia_PCG_1.0 HiC_scaffold_19, whole genome shotgun sequence DNA region contains:
- the VSTM1 gene encoding V-set and transmembrane domain-containing protein 1 isoform X3, with product MITEFLSLLCLGLSLGFEDEKKNDDRKKRRAPPGGKATRSTIAATCSCLSILLLFLSVFLINRCTQHDLSHEESTKRTSHSKLPQQEAMDADSSDLERTSVSAERPPGSELC from the exons ATGATCACAGAATTCCTGTCCTTGCTTTGCCTCG GGCTTTCCCTGGGctttgaagatgagaaaaagaatg ATGACCGCAAAAAACGCAGAGCCCCTCCAGGGGGAAAAG CCACCAGATCCACCATTGCTGCCACGTGCAGCTGTCTCTCCATTTTGCTCCTCTTCCTCTCCGTCTTCCTCATCAACAGATGCACCCAGCATG atttgtCACATGAAGAATCCACCAAGAG aacCAGCCATTCCAAACTTCCCCAGCAGGAGGCTATGG ATGCAGATTCATCTGACCTGGAAAGGACATCTGTCTCG GCTGAAAGACCCCCAGGGAGTGAGCTATGCTGA
- the VSTM1 gene encoding V-set and transmembrane domain-containing protein 1 isoform X1 gives MITEFLSLLCLGLSLGFEDEKKNETLTKPYLSALPSPVVEQGHNVTLRCLGHRHNVTFMLGKLQDSGYRQEQRSAGYEAEFLLTHLEPKDAGTYFCAYKTMDSQEWSEESEHLQLEVTDDRKKRRAPPGGKATRSTIAATCSCLSILLLFLSVFLINRCTQHDLSHEESTKRTSHSKLPQQEAMDADSSDLERTSVSAERPPGSELC, from the exons ATGATCACAGAATTCCTGTCCTTGCTTTGCCTCG GGCTTTCCCTGGGctttgaagatgagaaaaagaatg AGACACTTACCAAACCCTACCTCAGTGCCTTGCCCAGCCCAGTGGTTGAACAGGGACATAACGTGACCTTGAGGTGCCTGGGTCACCGCCACAATGTGACATTCATGCTGGGGAAGCTGCAGGACTCTGGGTACAGACAGGAGCAGAGATCTGCAGGATATGAGGCTGAATTCCTCCTCACTCACCTGGAGCCAAAGGATGCTGGGACGTACTTTTGTGCCTACAAGACAATGGACTCCCAGGAGTGGTCAGAGGAGAGTGAACACCTGCAGCTGGAGGTCACAG ATGACCGCAAAAAACGCAGAGCCCCTCCAGGGGGAAAAG CCACCAGATCCACCATTGCTGCCACGTGCAGCTGTCTCTCCATTTTGCTCCTCTTCCTCTCCGTCTTCCTCATCAACAGATGCACCCAGCATG atttgtCACATGAAGAATCCACCAAGAG aacCAGCCATTCCAAACTTCCCCAGCAGGAGGCTATGG ATGCAGATTCATCTGACCTGGAAAGGACATCTGTCTCG GCTGAAAGACCCCCAGGGAGTGAGCTATGCTGA
- the VSTM1 gene encoding V-set and transmembrane domain-containing protein 1 isoform X2, translating into MITEFLSLLCLGLSLGFEDEKKNETLTKPYLSALPSPVVEQGHNVTLRCLGHRHNVTFMLGKLQDSGYRQEQRSAGYEAEFLLTHLEPKDAGTYFCAYKTMDSQEWSEESEHLQLEVTDDRKKRRAPPGGKDLSHEESTKRTSHSKLPQQEAMDADSSDLERTSVSAERPPGSELC; encoded by the exons ATGATCACAGAATTCCTGTCCTTGCTTTGCCTCG GGCTTTCCCTGGGctttgaagatgagaaaaagaatg AGACACTTACCAAACCCTACCTCAGTGCCTTGCCCAGCCCAGTGGTTGAACAGGGACATAACGTGACCTTGAGGTGCCTGGGTCACCGCCACAATGTGACATTCATGCTGGGGAAGCTGCAGGACTCTGGGTACAGACAGGAGCAGAGATCTGCAGGATATGAGGCTGAATTCCTCCTCACTCACCTGGAGCCAAAGGATGCTGGGACGTACTTTTGTGCCTACAAGACAATGGACTCCCAGGAGTGGTCAGAGGAGAGTGAACACCTGCAGCTGGAGGTCACAG ATGACCGCAAAAAACGCAGAGCCCCTCCAGGGGGAAAAG atttgtCACATGAAGAATCCACCAAGAG aacCAGCCATTCCAAACTTCCCCAGCAGGAGGCTATGG ATGCAGATTCATCTGACCTGGAAAGGACATCTGTCTCG GCTGAAAGACCCCCAGGGAGTGAGCTATGCTGA